From a single Endozoicomonas euniceicola genomic region:
- the rfbA gene encoding glucose-1-phosphate thymidylyltransferase RfbA, whose translation MIQHTTSRKGIILAGGSGTRLYPLTKVVSKQLMPVYDKPMIFYPLSTLMLAGIREVAIITTPDEQHRFQRLLGDGSQWGIKLEYIAQPSPDGLAQAFILAEDFIGEDDCALILGDNLFYGHKFSRLLQKADQQSGATIFGYRVANPKAYGVIELDENDKALSIEEKPEHPKSNYAATGLYFFDNRVVEFAKSVEPSPRGELEITSVINCYLQEGSLNVAKIGRGSTWLDTGTHQSLLHAAAFIETIESRQGMKIACPEEIAYRMGYINAEQLFEVAEPLRKSGYGEYLLNIIEELEGISWFGKNDLRFA comes from the coding sequence ATGATTCAGCACACTACAAGCCGCAAAGGCATTATTCTTGCCGGTGGTTCCGGCACCCGTCTGTACCCATTGACCAAGGTTGTCAGCAAACAGCTTATGCCTGTTTACGACAAGCCAATGATCTTCTACCCGCTGTCTACCCTGATGCTGGCAGGCATTCGTGAGGTTGCCATCATTACCACCCCGGATGAACAGCATCGCTTCCAGCGTTTGCTGGGAGATGGCTCCCAGTGGGGCATTAAGCTGGAATATATTGCACAGCCATCACCAGACGGTCTGGCACAGGCCTTTATTCTGGCAGAAGACTTTATTGGTGAAGACGACTGCGCCCTGATACTGGGTGATAACCTGTTTTACGGTCACAAGTTTTCCCGCCTCCTGCAAAAAGCGGATCAACAGAGCGGTGCCACCATTTTTGGTTATCGAGTGGCTAACCCTAAGGCTTACGGTGTTATAGAGCTGGATGAAAACGACAAGGCTCTTTCCATTGAGGAAAAGCCCGAGCATCCCAAATCAAACTATGCGGCAACCGGCTTATATTTCTTTGATAACCGGGTAGTCGAGTTTGCCAAATCCGTAGAGCCTTCCCCCCGTGGTGAGCTGGAAATCACCTCTGTGATCAACTGCTACCTGCAGGAAGGCTCCCTGAATGTCGCTAAAATCGGCCGTGGCTCCACCTGGCTGGACACCGGTACGCACCAGAGCCTGCTGCATGCCGCCGCCTTTATTGAAACCATTGAATCCCGTCAGGGTATGAAAATCGCCTGTCCGGAAGAAATTGCCTACCGAATGGGCTATATCAATGCCGAACAGCTGTTTGAAGTGGCTGAACCTTTGCGTAAAAGTGGCTACGGCGAATACCTGCTCAATATTATCGAAGAGCTGGAAGGCATCAGCTGGTTTGGGAAAAATGACTTGCGCTTTGCTTAG
- the hepT gene encoding type VII toxin-antitoxin system HepT family RNase toxin codes for MDDVILNKYAIIQRCLMRIREEYVGHENELTTNFTRQDSIILNIQRASQAALDLSNRIIRLKQLPVPQESRESFSILSDHSLVSTTLTDSMMKMVGFRNIAVHEYQKLNLDILKAVIEQHVQDIERFAVEVMKSVD; via the coding sequence ATGGATGACGTGATTCTCAATAAGTACGCCATTATCCAGCGTTGTCTTATGCGCATCAGGGAAGAGTACGTTGGCCATGAAAACGAGCTGACCACCAATTTCACCCGGCAGGACTCCATCATCCTGAATATTCAACGGGCTTCCCAGGCTGCACTTGACCTGTCCAACCGGATTATACGGCTGAAACAGTTACCGGTTCCCCAGGAAAGCAGGGAATCATTTTCGATTTTATCCGACCACAGTCTTGTATCCACTACCCTGACGGACAGCATGATGAAAATGGTCGGGTTTCGTAACATTGCCGTACATGAGTATCAGAAGCTTAACCTCGATATTCTCAAAGCGGTTATCGAACAGCATGTTCAGGACATAGAACGGTTTGCGGTTGAAGTTATGAAGTCTGTCGATTAA
- a CDS encoding helix-turn-helix domain-containing protein has product MENIGKTFKARRKSKGWTQTELAKRTGTTRSVVSAIENGRYRGALWALTNCLGLLELELSVKEATRPTWYELDELFGDDE; this is encoded by the coding sequence ATGGAGAACATAGGCAAAACATTCAAAGCCCGGCGGAAATCCAAAGGCTGGACTCAGACCGAGCTGGCAAAGCGTACCGGAACGACCCGAAGTGTGGTGTCCGCCATTGAGAATGGCCGCTACCGTGGCGCATTATGGGCGTTGACTAACTGTCTGGGGCTGCTGGAGCTTGAGCTGTCCGTCAAAGAAGCCACAAGGCCGACCTGGTACGAACTGGACGAACTCTTTGGGGACGATGAATGA
- a CDS encoding Fic family protein yields the protein MKPFQLCELPLPNETSLESRNVLKKLAAAHRHLAELKGVVRSIPNEAILISTLTLQEAKDSSAVENIVTTHDELFKSGVYDSAYNPAAKEVKSYAIALGRGFETVRKTGLLRLQDILDIQQTLEENRAGLRKLPGTELKNTSTGEVVYTPPQNPQQVEALMTNLVEYLNDITLSDNDPLVKMAVIHFQFESIHPFYDGNGRTGRIINILYLVAQGLMDLPVLYLSRYIIHNKAAYYSCLQAVRDEQSWESWLLFMLDAIEQTSKETVVLIEAIKQQMQTMKHRMRDELPKIYSQDLLNNLFCHPYTKIEFLERDLGVSRLTAAKYLDALCKKDFLVKHKMGRSNYYINQPLVKLFVDIGR from the coding sequence GTGAAACCATTTCAGTTGTGTGAGCTGCCATTACCCAACGAAACCAGCCTGGAAAGTCGCAATGTATTGAAAAAACTGGCTGCTGCCCATCGGCATCTGGCAGAGCTCAAAGGCGTTGTACGCTCTATTCCGAACGAGGCTATTTTGATCAGCACCCTGACGCTTCAGGAGGCAAAGGATAGCTCGGCAGTGGAAAATATTGTAACGACTCACGATGAACTGTTTAAGTCGGGGGTTTATGACAGCGCTTACAACCCGGCAGCCAAAGAAGTAAAAAGCTATGCAATCGCCCTTGGCAGAGGGTTTGAGACTGTCAGAAAAACAGGGCTGCTGCGATTACAGGATATACTCGACATCCAGCAAACCCTGGAGGAAAATCGAGCCGGTTTGCGGAAGTTGCCCGGTACTGAATTAAAAAATACATCGACAGGTGAGGTCGTATATACACCACCACAAAACCCGCAACAGGTTGAAGCACTAATGACCAACCTGGTTGAATACCTGAACGATATTACATTGTCGGATAATGATCCGCTGGTCAAAATGGCCGTTATTCACTTTCAGTTTGAAAGTATTCACCCCTTTTATGATGGCAATGGCCGCACTGGTCGAATTATCAACATCCTTTATCTGGTAGCACAGGGGTTAATGGACTTACCAGTGCTCTACCTGAGTCGCTACATTATCCATAACAAAGCGGCCTACTATAGTTGCCTGCAGGCTGTCAGGGACGAACAAAGCTGGGAAAGCTGGTTGCTGTTTATGTTGGATGCGATTGAGCAAACCTCAAAAGAAACCGTCGTCCTGATAGAAGCCATAAAGCAACAAATGCAAACCATGAAACACCGGATGCGGGACGAGTTGCCAAAAATTTACAGTCAGGATTTGCTTAACAACCTGTTTTGCCACCCTTACACCAAAATAGAGTTTCTGGAACGGGATTTGGGCGTATCGCGGTTAACCGCAGCAAAGTATCTGGATGCTCTTTGCAAAAAAGATTTTTTGGTCAAACACAAGATGGGACGTAGCAATTACTATATTAACCAACCTCTTGTAAAACTGTTCGTAGATATTGGTCGATAA
- a CDS encoding addiction module antidote protein, producing the protein MSKDLKKFDASEYLTDSEAIAEYLNAAMESGDQALLMAAIADVAKATGMQAIARSSGLGRESLYKALSPGAKPRFETVYKILQALGVRLSMSAQP; encoded by the coding sequence ATGAGCAAAGACCTGAAGAAATTCGACGCATCAGAATACCTTACCGATAGTGAAGCCATTGCAGAATACCTTAATGCGGCAATGGAGAGTGGTGATCAGGCGCTGCTGATGGCAGCTATTGCCGATGTTGCAAAAGCAACCGGTATGCAGGCTATCGCCAGGTCATCCGGGCTGGGTCGTGAAAGCCTTTATAAAGCACTGTCTCCCGGCGCTAAGCCCCGCTTTGAAACCGTTTATAAAATCCTTCAGGCTTTGGGTGTCAGGTTATCTATGAGTGCTCAGCCATAA
- a CDS encoding type II toxin-antitoxin system HipA family toxin produces the protein MKAFHNWPDKINPVYVHTPQGQAGTLSFERGSYAFSYHADSSEDISLTMPQQVASYNSGVLHPVFQMNIPEGYVRERLTEKLRRYVKVNDMLFLALQQHCGIGRLSYKSDLIIETENHDSLESLVNWDSRESAFEYLLDKYLLNTAAISGVQPKLLVNTQKPDEKGTLIEPELIVKTGGDDYENLALNEYVCMSIARACGISVPEFWLSKNNELFIMKRFDLKNGQALGMEDFAVLMKKSGDDKYLGSYENVAKVVQLYTRDVEQTRRIFDYVAISCLLGNGDAHLKNFALLYDNINPVSGLRLSPLYDVVNTTVYETDSHDLALKMDKSREFPDRDRLIRYGKSIGVENPEQRLEEMADIARDFIDHFDHWALFPALKTALQASVSRAISTSDVGVRFNVKRSKKRKTDRYL, from the coding sequence ATGAAAGCCTTCCATAACTGGCCCGATAAAATAAACCCTGTTTATGTTCATACCCCACAGGGGCAGGCGGGTACTTTAAGCTTTGAACGTGGTTCCTACGCCTTTTCTTACCACGCTGACTCCAGTGAAGATATTTCGCTGACCATGCCGCAACAGGTAGCGTCGTATAACAGTGGGGTTTTACACCCTGTATTTCAGATGAATATCCCGGAAGGTTATGTACGGGAAAGGCTAACTGAAAAACTGCGACGCTATGTAAAAGTAAACGACATGCTATTTCTGGCACTTCAACAGCATTGCGGTATTGGGCGATTGTCTTACAAAAGCGACCTGATTATAGAAACTGAAAACCATGACAGCCTTGAGTCTCTTGTCAACTGGGACAGCCGTGAGAGTGCTTTCGAATACCTGCTCGATAAATACCTGCTTAACACCGCCGCCATTTCCGGAGTGCAGCCAAAGCTGCTGGTAAACACACAAAAGCCCGATGAAAAGGGAACGTTGATCGAGCCGGAGCTGATTGTTAAAACCGGTGGCGACGATTATGAGAATCTCGCACTCAACGAATATGTCTGCATGAGCATTGCCAGGGCTTGCGGCATCAGCGTTCCTGAGTTCTGGCTGTCAAAGAATAACGAACTGTTCATTATGAAGCGGTTTGACCTGAAAAACGGGCAAGCACTGGGCATGGAAGATTTCGCGGTGCTCATGAAAAAATCAGGGGACGATAAGTATCTGGGTTCCTATGAGAACGTAGCGAAAGTTGTGCAGCTGTATACAAGAGATGTAGAGCAGACCCGGCGTATTTTCGATTACGTCGCCATCAGCTGTTTACTGGGCAATGGTGACGCGCACCTGAAGAATTTTGCACTTCTCTACGACAACATAAATCCTGTCAGTGGCTTGAGGCTTTCTCCTTTATACGACGTTGTAAATACAACCGTCTATGAAACAGACTCCCATGATTTAGCTCTAAAAATGGACAAAAGCCGGGAATTTCCCGACAGAGACCGACTGATTCGCTATGGCAAAAGCATTGGAGTTGAAAACCCTGAACAACGGCTGGAAGAAATGGCGGATATTGCCAGAGATTTTATTGACCACTTTGATCACTGGGCGCTTTTTCCTGCGCTAAAAACTGCGCTGCAAGCGTCTGTCTCAAGAGCAATATCAACCTCTGATGTGGGCGTTCGATTCAATGTTAAACGCAGTAAAAAACGCAAGACCGACCGATATCTGTAA
- a CDS encoding DUF29 domain-containing protein, translating into MAKPDSQDLYETDYYAWVNRQLELLRTGQWEAADIQNLVDEIEDMAKKIKRELESRLKVLLMHLLKWQYQPDRRGSSWEMSIKTQRHDIPELLAENPSLKSKLEESITKAYRRAAYEAHIETGYPEEDFPPNCLWTFEQFMDASFWPDRFKD; encoded by the coding sequence ATGGCTAAACCCGATTCACAGGATTTATACGAAACCGATTATTATGCCTGGGTCAACAGACAGCTGGAGCTGTTGCGAACCGGGCAGTGGGAAGCGGCTGATATCCAGAACCTTGTTGATGAAATTGAGGATATGGCAAAAAAAATAAAGCGTGAGCTTGAAAGCCGTTTAAAAGTGCTCTTAATGCACCTTCTCAAGTGGCAGTACCAACCTGACCGACGAGGTTCAAGCTGGGAAATGAGCATAAAAACTCAACGACATGATATTCCCGAGCTTCTGGCAGAAAATCCCAGCCTGAAAAGCAAGCTGGAAGAGTCCATCACAAAAGCATACCGTCGTGCCGCTTATGAGGCGCATATTGAAACCGGTTATCCTGAAGAGGATTTTCCACCGAACTGCCTATGGACATTTGAACAGTTTATGGATGCCAGCTTCTGGCCAGACCGCTTCAAGGATTAG
- a CDS encoding glycosyltransferase family 32 protein: protein MNKRNVFAIWISPEANDNLPEDIQTNIKAWKKYHPDYSFDVYSLDDCFSIIGNNIFGFPIKEMVETCRFIAMKSDVLRLALIYKIGGVYTDLKNKPVTSFLESLEQNKVYLCEHHPTENKPDPQGCFYNSFISSPPNSPLIKDIIVEVLTNIKNRQETGGVSGVSGSSAILRVLSRAKSNDKVYDFEGLSYREVWGKKMIRTAASYNATGHWSTLQKKESLYLHQL from the coding sequence ATGAATAAAAGAAATGTTTTTGCTATTTGGATTTCCCCTGAAGCGAATGATAACCTTCCTGAAGATATCCAAACCAATATAAAAGCATGGAAAAAATACCATCCAGACTACTCCTTTGATGTGTATAGTCTTGATGACTGCTTTTCAATTATTGGCAACAATATATTTGGTTTTCCGATAAAAGAAATGGTAGAAACATGTCGTTTTATTGCAATGAAGTCTGATGTTTTGCGGTTAGCTCTGATTTATAAAATTGGAGGCGTTTATACCGATCTTAAAAACAAACCAGTCACTTCGTTTTTGGAAAGTTTAGAACAGAATAAAGTTTATTTGTGTGAGCATCATCCAACAGAAAACAAGCCTGATCCGCAAGGTTGTTTTTACAACTCGTTTATATCTTCCCCTCCTAACTCCCCATTAATAAAAGACATTATTGTTGAGGTGCTGACTAATATTAAAAACAGGCAAGAGACAGGAGGGGTTAGTGGTGTTTCAGGTAGTTCCGCAATACTCAGGGTATTATCGAGAGCGAAGAGTAATGACAAAGTATATGATTTTGAAGGTCTAAGTTACAGAGAAGTTTGGGGGAAGAAAATGATCAGAACCGCTGCGAGCTACAACGCAACCGGGCATTGGTCAACCCTTCAAAAAAAAGAATCACTGTATTTACACCAGCTGTAA
- the mntA gene encoding type VII toxin-antitoxin system MntA family adenylyltransferase antitoxin yields MLPKTTCSHIIQYLKSEFKESLQGIVLYGSQAAGKATERSDIDLAVLLNRNISQYPLWNTAQTLACQLKKDVDLISLRKATTVLQKEVVEHGNWLLKSDEFACNLFETHVFSQYQQLQEDRREIIDDLIGRIKNG; encoded by the coding sequence ATGCTACCAAAAACAACCTGCTCCCATATCATTCAATACCTGAAGTCAGAGTTTAAAGAGTCTTTGCAAGGGATTGTTCTGTATGGCAGTCAGGCAGCAGGCAAGGCCACAGAGCGCAGTGATATTGATCTGGCTGTATTGTTGAACCGGAATATATCGCAATACCCTTTATGGAATACTGCCCAGACACTGGCCTGCCAGCTTAAGAAAGACGTTGATCTGATCAGCCTGAGAAAGGCAACCACGGTTTTGCAAAAAGAAGTAGTAGAGCATGGCAACTGGTTGCTGAAGAGTGATGAATTTGCCTGTAACCTGTTTGAGACCCATGTATTTTCGCAGTATCAGCAGTTACAGGAAGATCGCCGGGAAATCATCGACGACTTAATAGGCAGGATTAAAAATGGATGA
- the rfbD gene encoding dTDP-4-dehydrorhamnose reductase, whose amino-acid sequence MSLKVLITGSNGQLGYELKRTAPEGCELICVDVDQLDITSASAINAFFHEHKPDALINAAAYTAVDKAESDKKLAYAVNATGAGFLAQACADANIPMVQVSTDFIFDGTQSTPYKPEDKPNPVSVYGDSKLKGEEAVSEILGNKAAIIRTAWVYSAHGNNFVKTMLRLMKEKEQLGIVADQIGTPTWAKTLAEACWQTVQKLEAGSWKLEVKEKQLPASSFQLPTAFHWTDAGTASWYDFAVAIQEEALVLGLLEKRIPVRPIPASAYPTPAKRPSFSVLDKQTAYETLGMPVQHWRECLKLMLKELKQH is encoded by the coding sequence TTGAGTTTGAAAGTTTTAATTACCGGTTCGAACGGCCAGCTGGGTTATGAACTGAAAAGAACAGCCCCCGAGGGCTGTGAGCTGATTTGCGTAGACGTTGATCAGCTGGATATTACCTCTGCTTCCGCTATCAATGCATTTTTTCATGAGCATAAGCCCGATGCGCTGATTAACGCAGCGGCTTATACCGCTGTTGACAAAGCTGAATCGGATAAAAAGCTGGCCTATGCCGTGAATGCGACAGGGGCAGGGTTTCTGGCTCAGGCTTGTGCTGATGCCAATATTCCGATGGTGCAGGTGTCCACCGATTTTATCTTCGACGGTACACAATCCACACCTTACAAGCCGGAAGACAAGCCAAACCCTGTCAGCGTGTATGGCGACAGCAAGTTGAAAGGCGAAGAGGCGGTCAGCGAAATTCTTGGCAACAAAGCAGCCATTATTCGCACCGCCTGGGTGTATTCCGCACACGGCAACAACTTTGTAAAAACCATGCTGCGCCTGATGAAAGAGAAAGAGCAGCTGGGTATTGTGGCTGACCAGATTGGTACACCTACCTGGGCAAAGACTCTGGCTGAAGCATGCTGGCAAACAGTACAGAAGCTGGAAGCTGGAAGCTGGAAGCTTGAAGTGAAAGAAAAGCAGCTTCCAGCTTCCAGCTTCCAGCTTCCAACTGCATTCCACTGGACTGATGCGGGTACTGCCAGCTGGTACGACTTTGCTGTAGCGATTCAGGAAGAAGCATTAGTATTGGGGCTACTTGAGAAGCGTATTCCGGTCAGGCCGATTCCTGCCAGTGCTTACCCTACGCCTGCAAAACGTCCGTCATTCAGCGTACTGGATAAGCAAACCGCTTATGAAACACTGGGTATGCCGGTACAGCACTGGCGCGAATGCCTGAAATTGATGCTGAAAGAGTTGAAACAGCATTAA
- the rfbC gene encoding dTDP-4-dehydrorhamnose 3,5-epimerase, translated as MKVIETGIEGLLIIEPQVFGDERGFFMETWQAKKFEELGLPSHFVQDNHSRSGKGILRGLHIQKQNTQGKLVRVINGEVYDVAVDLRKDSPTYGQWRGVYLSGENKTMFWVPEGFAHGFYVTSESADFVYKCTDYYAPEHDMSIAWNDPDINIEWPIGFGEKPQLSGKDENAIPFSEAGSWKLEATTMDGGSAENAGSNFRSGSWQREV; from the coding sequence ATGAAAGTAATAGAGACTGGTATTGAAGGGTTGTTGATCATTGAACCTCAGGTGTTTGGTGATGAGCGTGGTTTTTTTATGGAAACCTGGCAGGCGAAAAAGTTTGAAGAGCTTGGTCTGCCTTCCCACTTTGTTCAGGACAACCACAGTCGGTCCGGAAAGGGTATTCTGCGGGGTCTGCATATTCAAAAGCAGAACACCCAGGGCAAACTGGTGCGAGTGATTAATGGCGAAGTCTACGACGTGGCTGTTGACCTGCGAAAAGACTCACCCACTTATGGCCAGTGGCGTGGTGTTTACCTGTCCGGTGAAAACAAAACCATGTTCTGGGTGCCGGAAGGTTTTGCCCATGGTTTTTACGTTACCAGTGAATCCGCAGACTTTGTCTATAAATGCACCGACTATTATGCCCCAGAGCACGATATGAGCATTGCCTGGAACGACCCGGATATTAATATCGAATGGCCAATTGGCTTTGGCGAAAAACCACAGCTTTCCGGGAAGGATGAAAATGCGATACCGTTTTCTGAAGCTGGAAGCTGGAAGCTGGAAGCGACCACCATGGATGGTGGAAGTGCCGAAAATGCAGGGAGCAATTTTCGGTCTGGAAGCTGGCAGAGGGAGGTTTGA
- the manA gene encoding mannose-6-phosphate isomerase, class I: MIYKLENTIQDYVWGCPESMLKLFNIENSEKKPMAELWMGAHPKAPSSLIGHQKYQSLLDYISIDVEVLGEASQNTFGSGLPFLFKVLSADLPLSIQAHPDKAQAEAGFKRENALGLPLNAANRNYRDPNHKPELVYALTPFKAMNGFRQVKEIVSLFRMANISALTEALDKLDNSPNESGLKLFYQTIMTLKGQQKENLIKEAFEYSKQSDVEAWKEVCCLHEYYPGDIGVLSPLLLNLVTLSPGDAMFLKAGTLHAYLKGTALEIMACSDNVLRGGLTKKHVDIEELLKTIDFGSTSEDQLLLEPTNTNNGELLFKAPVNDFCMSIITPEESPEPFCINSAEILFSIKGSQEIICDNGEQLILHKGESCFISAKSKQFSVTGSGQLARANSIIH, translated from the coding sequence ATGATTTACAAACTTGAAAACACAATCCAGGACTATGTATGGGGATGTCCTGAATCTATGCTGAAACTGTTCAACATAGAGAATAGCGAAAAAAAGCCCATGGCTGAACTTTGGATGGGCGCACACCCGAAAGCCCCGTCCAGCCTGATTGGGCATCAGAAATATCAGTCTCTCCTCGATTATATTTCTATTGATGTTGAGGTATTGGGCGAAGCCTCTCAAAATACATTCGGGTCGGGCTTACCGTTCCTGTTCAAAGTTCTCTCCGCTGATCTGCCCTTGTCTATTCAGGCTCATCCAGATAAAGCCCAGGCTGAAGCTGGTTTCAAGAGAGAGAATGCTCTCGGGCTGCCTCTGAATGCTGCAAATAGAAACTACCGTGACCCGAATCATAAACCGGAACTGGTTTATGCTCTGACACCGTTCAAGGCAATGAATGGGTTCAGACAAGTTAAAGAAATAGTTTCATTATTCAGAATGGCCAACATTAGTGCCCTGACCGAAGCTTTGGATAAGCTGGATAACTCTCCGAATGAGTCTGGCTTAAAACTTTTTTATCAAACAATAATGACCCTGAAGGGGCAACAGAAAGAAAATTTGATAAAAGAGGCCTTTGAATACTCTAAGCAATCTGACGTTGAAGCCTGGAAAGAAGTTTGCTGTCTGCATGAATATTACCCGGGCGATATAGGTGTTTTAAGCCCTTTGCTGCTTAACCTTGTGACACTTTCACCCGGAGACGCAATGTTTCTTAAAGCAGGAACGTTGCATGCTTATCTAAAGGGTACTGCCCTTGAAATCATGGCTTGCTCAGATAATGTTTTGCGAGGTGGACTCACTAAAAAACATGTTGATATTGAAGAGCTATTAAAAACTATCGATTTTGGCAGTACCAGTGAAGATCAATTGCTACTGGAGCCGACCAATACAAACAACGGTGAGCTTTTATTTAAGGCGCCAGTGAATGATTTTTGCATGAGTATTATTACTCCAGAAGAAAGCCCGGAGCCTTTCTGCATTAACTCAGCAGAAATACTATTCAGTATCAAAGGTTCGCAGGAAATTATATGTGACAACGGAGAACAGTTGATTTTGCATAAAGGTGAATCTTGTTTCATCAGTGCAAAAAGCAAACAATTCAGTGTCACAGGCTCAGGACAGTTAGCCCGAGCCAACTCAATTATTCATTAA
- the rfbB gene encoding dTDP-glucose 4,6-dehydratase has translation MKSILVTGGAGFIGANFVHYWLNQHKNDKVIVLDALTYAGNIASLEPVKDNPNYTFVHGDILNTELVEELLRHHKVDTLVHFAAESHVDRSITGPDAFLETNIIGTHSLLKAAKKVWLDENLLEDKEHRFHHVSTDEVYGTLSLTDPAFTEDTPYAPNSPYAASKASSDHLVRAYNETYGLKTTISNCSNNYGPYHFPEKLIPLVITNILHDNPLPIYGDGKQIRDWLYVEDHARGIELVLEKGRIGENYNIGGHNEWQNIDIVKLVCQLMNESFQLPASSFQLKKRFPKAKAAIEGRSESLIEYVKDRPGHDRRYAIDAAKTRAELGYEPKESFETGIRKTVEWYLSNESWWKAVMDGSYKNWIESQYSN, from the coding sequence ATGAAAAGTATTTTAGTGACCGGCGGTGCCGGCTTTATCGGTGCTAATTTTGTCCACTACTGGCTGAATCAGCATAAAAACGACAAAGTGATTGTTCTGGATGCCCTGACATACGCAGGCAACATCGCCAGCCTTGAGCCGGTTAAAGACAATCCGAATTACACCTTTGTGCATGGCGACATCCTGAATACCGAACTGGTGGAAGAGCTGCTGCGTCATCACAAAGTCGATACCCTGGTTCACTTTGCTGCGGAATCCCATGTTGACCGTTCTATTACAGGGCCGGATGCGTTTCTGGAAACCAACATCATAGGCACCCACAGCCTGCTGAAAGCGGCTAAAAAAGTCTGGCTGGATGAAAACCTGTTAGAAGATAAAGAACACCGCTTCCATCACGTTTCCACCGATGAAGTGTACGGCACCCTGTCGCTGACCGATCCGGCGTTTACTGAAGATACGCCTTACGCGCCGAACTCACCTTATGCGGCCAGTAAAGCCTCCAGCGACCATCTGGTTCGTGCCTACAACGAAACCTATGGCCTGAAAACCACCATCAGCAACTGCTCCAACAACTATGGCCCTTACCACTTCCCGGAAAAGCTGATCCCGCTGGTGATCACAAATATCCTGCACGACAACCCCCTGCCAATATACGGCGATGGCAAACAAATCCGTGACTGGCTTTATGTAGAAGACCACGCCCGAGGCATTGAGCTGGTACTGGAAAAAGGCAGAATTGGCGAGAACTACAATATCGGCGGCCATAACGAGTGGCAGAATATCGATATTGTAAAACTGGTCTGTCAGCTAATGAACGAAAGCTTCCAGCTTCCAGCTTCCAGCTTCCAGCTAAAAAAACGTTTCCCCAAAGCTAAAGCTGCGATTGAAGGTCGATCTGAATCCCTGATTGAGTACGTAAAAGACCGCCCCGGTCACGACCGCCGCTATGCCATTGATGCCGCTAAAACCCGTGCAGAGCTGGGTTATGAGCCGAAAGAATCCTTTGAAACGGGGATTCGTAAGACGGTTGAGTGGTATTTGAGTAATGAGAGTTGGTGGAAGGCTGTGATGGATGGCAGCTACAAGAACTGGATTGAAAGCCAATATTCAAACTAA